One window of Aliarcobacter lanthieri genomic DNA carries:
- a CDS encoding penicillin-binding protein 1A: MLKFLTKAIFFISLVVGAIILVLIYDLYEEIKDDIDSVVNYQPKQSTQFFDKNGKLLANTFKDENREYVNYDDIPARVIEGLVAIEDTQFFEHFGINPDAISRAMIKNIQSGGYSEGASTLTQQLIKVLVLSREKKLMRKVKEALLAIRLETLLTKEEILERYLNHVYFGHGYYGIKTAAKGYFKKELYELTLKEIAILVGLPRAPSFYDPTKNLQVSLTRANQVITRMNSLGWISNEQFEESINEIPTIYNQTLTQNIAPWAVDYAINELINDVPDILYGGYKVYLTIDLQAQEIAQEALKKSYDEAMKRDSNIRENSKNPDNDAFTKELNGAMITLENNTGKILAMVGGVDYSQSVFNRAFQSKRQAGSAIKPFLYQTALNEGYNPSSQLFDISRTYTYTVGGVQKKWQPRNYGGNFKGIVTLRDSLVQSRNLSTLNLVTDVGVDITTNDLKRYGFKDVVNNLSVTLGSMSVSLVEFSQAYTIFSNNGVQTKPYIVEQIVNKDGKGVTFEPIKTEINPIEQSYLITSILKDVVTKGTGRRAAVDGIELAGKTGTTNDNIDAWFCGYSPSIQTIVWFGNDNNKPMRKSETGSTLAAPAFSYFFKKYIELYPEIPRTFTKPENVYLGHFNGTDEYYTDLSPLPDIDSQILLEQSNPNEEVLEF; encoded by the coding sequence ATGTTAAAATTTTTAACAAAAGCAATTTTTTTCATATCGTTAGTAGTAGGAGCTATTATATTAGTTCTTATATACGACTTATATGAAGAGATAAAAGATGACATTGATAGTGTTGTAAACTATCAACCAAAACAAAGTACACAATTTTTTGATAAAAATGGGAAGCTTTTAGCAAATACTTTTAAAGATGAAAATAGAGAATATGTAAATTATGATGATATTCCAGCACGTGTTATTGAAGGACTAGTTGCAATAGAAGATACACAATTTTTTGAACACTTTGGTATAAATCCAGATGCAATAAGTAGGGCTATGATTAAAAACATTCAATCTGGTGGATATAGTGAAGGAGCGAGTACTCTAACTCAACAATTAATCAAAGTTTTAGTTTTAAGTAGAGAAAAAAAGCTTATGAGAAAAGTAAAAGAAGCTTTACTTGCTATTCGTCTTGAAACTCTTTTAACAAAAGAAGAAATATTAGAAAGATACTTAAATCATGTATATTTTGGACATGGATACTATGGAATAAAAACTGCAGCAAAAGGTTATTTTAAAAAAGAGTTATATGAACTTACTCTAAAGGAAATAGCAATTTTAGTTGGTCTTCCAAGAGCACCTAGCTTTTATGATCCAACAAAAAATCTTCAAGTCTCTTTAACAAGAGCAAATCAAGTAATTACAAGAATGAACAGTTTAGGGTGGATAAGTAATGAACAATTTGAAGAGTCAATAAATGAAATACCAACAATTTATAATCAAACTTTAACACAAAATATTGCTCCATGGGCAGTTGATTATGCAATAAATGAGTTGATAAATGATGTTCCAGATATTTTATATGGTGGATATAAAGTATATTTAACAATAGACTTACAAGCACAAGAAATCGCACAAGAAGCTTTAAAGAAATCTTATGATGAAGCTATGAAAAGAGACTCAAATATACGAGAAAATTCAAAAAATCCCGATAATGATGCATTTACAAAAGAATTAAATGGAGCAATGATCACTTTAGAAAACAATACAGGTAAAATTTTAGCTATGGTTGGGGGAGTTGATTATTCTCAATCAGTATTTAATAGAGCTTTTCAATCTAAAAGACAAGCAGGAAGTGCAATAAAACCATTTTTATATCAAACTGCTCTAAATGAAGGATATAATCCATCTTCTCAGCTATTTGATATTTCAAGAACATATACGTATACAGTAGGTGGTGTTCAGAAGAAATGGCAACCTAGAAATTATGGTGGAAATTTTAAAGGTATTGTAACATTAAGAGATTCTTTAGTTCAATCAAGAAATTTATCAACTCTAAATTTAGTTACTGATGTAGGAGTGGATATTACAACAAATGATTTAAAAAGATATGGATTTAAAGATGTAGTAAATAATCTTTCTGTAACTTTAGGTTCAATGAGTGTATCTTTAGTAGAATTTAGCCAAGCATATACTATTTTTTCAAACAATGGAGTTCAAACAAAACCTTATATTGTAGAACAAATTGTAAATAAAGATGGTAAAGGAGTAACTTTTGAACCTATAAAAACAGAAATAAATCCTATTGAACAATCATATTTAATAACTTCGATTTTAAAAGATGTAGTTACAAAAGGAACAGGAAGAAGAGCAGCTGTTGATGGTATTGAACTTGCAGGGAAAACTGGGACAACAAATGATAATATAGATGCTTGGTTTTGTGGCTATTCTCCTTCTATTCAAACTATTGTTTGGTTCGGAAATGATAACAATAAACCTATGAGAAAATCAGAGACAGGAAGTACCCTTGCCGCTCCAGCTTTTTCATACTTTTTCAAAAAATACATTGAACTTTATCCTGAAATTCCAAGAACTTTTACAAAACCTGAAAATGTTTATTTAGGGCATTTTAATGGTACTGATGAATATTATACAGATTTATCTCCATTACCAGATATTGACTCACAAATTCTACTAGAACAATCAAATCCAAATGAAGAAGTTTTAGAATTCTAA
- the glnA gene encoding type I glutamate--ammonia ligase — protein MGKFVNSIDEFFSFCSENEVKFVDFRFTDMKGMWHHVTYNFKAINEDLLANGMPFDGSSIDAWQPIHKSDMILKPDVPTAFLDPFTADSTIIVICDVYDIYKEQMYEKCPRSIAKKAVEYLAEVNVGDVAYFGPENEFFIFEDVKIKDSVNESSFRVDSEDGEWNSAKNYEGGNIGHRPGLKGGYFPVAPIDNGVDIRAEMMQVLEQVGLEVVLGHHEVAQGQHEIGIVYGDLIEASDNVQKLKYVVKMVAHLNGKSATFMPKPLYGDNGSGMHVHQSIWKDGKNLFYKKGEYGNLSDMARWYIGGIFKHARAVAAFTNPSTNSYKRLIPGFEAPSILTYSSQNRSASCRIPYGAGEKSTRVEMRFPDSTACPYLAFASMLMAGLDGIKNKYEPIGPMDDDLFELSLDEIRERDIPQMPHTLRGSLEALIRDNEFLKPAFTKDMINTYQHYKFSTQVWPYEARPTPFEFKTMYSC, from the coding sequence ATGGGAAAATTTGTAAATAGTATAGATGAGTTTTTTAGTTTTTGTAGTGAGAATGAAGTTAAATTTGTAGATTTTAGATTTACTGATATGAAAGGTATGTGGCACCATGTTACATATAATTTTAAAGCAATAAATGAAGATTTATTAGCAAATGGTATGCCTTTTGATGGATCATCAATTGATGCTTGGCAACCAATTCATAAATCAGATATGATTTTAAAACCAGATGTACCAACTGCATTTTTAGATCCATTTACAGCTGATAGTACGATAATTGTAATCTGTGATGTTTATGATATTTATAAAGAACAAATGTATGAAAAATGTCCAAGATCAATAGCTAAAAAAGCAGTAGAATATTTAGCTGAAGTTAATGTAGGTGATGTTGCTTATTTTGGACCTGAGAATGAGTTTTTTATTTTTGAAGATGTAAAAATTAAAGATAGTGTAAATGAATCATCTTTTAGAGTAGATAGTGAAGATGGTGAATGGAATAGTGCAAAAAATTATGAAGGTGGAAATATAGGACATCGACCAGGTCTTAAAGGTGGATATTTTCCTGTAGCTCCTATTGATAATGGAGTTGATATAAGAGCTGAAATGATGCAGGTTTTAGAACAAGTAGGGTTGGAAGTTGTTTTAGGACATCATGAAGTTGCACAAGGACAGCATGAAATTGGTATTGTTTATGGGGATTTAATAGAAGCTAGTGATAATGTTCAAAAACTAAAATATGTTGTTAAAATGGTTGCTCATTTAAATGGAAAATCTGCAACATTTATGCCAAAACCACTTTATGGGGATAATGGAAGTGGAATGCACGTTCATCAAAGTATTTGGAAAGATGGTAAAAATCTTTTTTATAAAAAAGGTGAGTATGGAAATTTAAGTGATATGGCAAGATGGTATATTGGTGGTATTTTTAAACATGCAAGAGCTGTTGCTGCTTTTACAAATCCATCAACAAACTCATATAAAAGATTAATTCCTGGGTTTGAAGCACCATCTATCTTGACTTATTCTTCTCAAAATAGAAGTGCATCTTGTAGAATTCCTTATGGAGCTGGTGAAAAATCAACAAGAGTAGAAATGAGATTTCCTGATTCTACAGCTTGCCCATATTTAGCTTTTGCTTCTATGTTAATGGCTGGACTTGATGGAATAAAAAATAAATATGAACCAATAGGACCTATGGATGATGATTTATTTGAATTATCTTTAGATGAAATTAGAGAAAGAGATATCCCTCAAATGCCACATACATTAAGAGGTTCTTTAGAAGCATTAATAAGAGATAATGAATTCTTAAAACCAGCATTCACAAAAGATATGATAAATACTTATCAGCATTATAAATTCTCAACTCAAGTTTGGCCTTATGAGGCTAGACCTACACCTTTTGAATTTAAAACAATGTACTCTTGTTAA
- a CDS encoding histidinol-phosphatase HisJ, producing the protein MKDIKRVDLHNHTMLCNHATGTVFEYVEKAIEIGIDEYGFSCHAPMNYDPKYRMSLSQKDIYERWIREAKEFYKNKIKVLFAYEVDFLDGYLLDEIINAKVDYLIGSVHFLKNKDDMWGFDNPEFIGVYQSKDIDSIWQEYFDAIEAMAKTKLFDVVGHLDLIKVFKFLPKKDIRILAKNALNAIKKSNMVIEINPAGLRKPIGETYPSKDLLEIAFELGINITFGSDAHSIQHIGFGYEESTNLAKQIGFTKCMTFDNKDRKLVNF; encoded by the coding sequence ATGAAAGATATAAAAAGAGTAGATTTACATAATCATACAATGTTGTGTAATCATGCAACAGGAACAGTTTTTGAGTATGTAGAAAAAGCTATAGAAATAGGAATAGATGAATATGGTTTTTCATGTCATGCTCCTATGAATTATGACCCAAAATATAGAATGAGTTTATCTCAAAAAGATATTTATGAAAGATGGATAAGAGAGGCAAAAGAGTTTTATAAAAATAAAATAAAAGTTTTATTTGCTTATGAAGTAGATTTTTTAGATGGATATTTACTTGATGAGATAATAAATGCTAAAGTAGATTATTTAATAGGTTCTGTTCACTTTTTAAAAAATAAAGATGATATGTGGGGGTTTGATAATCCAGAATTTATAGGTGTTTATCAATCAAAAGATATAGATAGTATATGGCAAGAATACTTTGATGCCATAGAGGCTATGGCAAAAACTAAACTTTTTGATGTAGTAGGGCATTTAGATTTAATTAAAGTTTTTAAATTTTTACCAAAAAAAGATATCAGAATATTAGCAAAAAATGCTTTAAACGCTATAAAAAAATCAAATATGGTTATAGAAATAAATCCAGCAGGACTTAGAAAACCAATAGGTGAAACTTATCCCTCAAAAGATCTTTTAGAAATTGCTTTTGAATTAGGAATAAATATAACATTTGGTTCTGATGCACATAGTATTCAACATATTGGTTTTGGATATGAAGAGTCTACAAATCTAGCAAAACAAATAGGCTTTACAAAATGTATGACTTTTGATAATAAAGATAGAAAATTGGTGAATTTTTAA
- the gpmI gene encoding 2,3-bisphosphoglycerate-independent phosphoglycerate mutase, producing the protein MSNKTLLIITDGIGHNDSKNYNAFCSAKKPAYDYLFENVPYSLIHTYGEHVGLPDMQMGNSEVGHMTIGSGRVLYQDLVKIHLAIKNDTLKDNEILNNTISKSNNIHLIGLLSDGGVHSHIDHIIALAKISKNQGKKVFIHVITDGRDVAPDCARTYINQVLEICNEDIKIATISGRYYTMDRDNRWDRVKKGYDAITYARPKTQNDILTYVKNSYENKMFDEFIEPVAFEDYDGIKENDGIIFCNFRSDRMREISSAFAKTDFNEFKTFSNSLNLSSMTQYDKNVFIPVLFPKDSPKNTLAEVIANAGLSQLHTAETEKYAHVTFFFNGGVEEPVLNETRVLIPSPDVSTYDLKPEMSAPEVGEAVRTAMKNHTDFIVVNFANGDMVGHTGVFEAAVKAVESVDKEIGLILDVAKQEDYNIILTSDHGNCEMMRDDEGNILTNHTVGDVYCFVMAKNVTKVKNGSLNNIAPTVLKLMNLDIPKEMDEPLI; encoded by the coding sequence ATGAGCAATAAAACACTATTAATTATAACAGATGGTATTGGGCACAATGATTCAAAAAATTACAATGCTTTTTGTAGTGCTAAAAAACCAGCTTATGATTATTTATTTGAAAATGTACCTTACTCTTTAATACATACTTATGGTGAACATGTAGGACTTCCTGATATGCAAATGGGAAATAGTGAAGTAGGACATATGACTATTGGAAGTGGAAGAGTTTTATATCAAGATTTGGTAAAAATTCACCTTGCAATTAAAAATGATACTTTAAAAGACAATGAAATTTTAAATAATACTATTTCAAAATCAAATAATATCCATTTAATTGGACTATTAAGTGATGGAGGAGTTCACTCTCATATTGATCATATTATTGCTCTTGCAAAAATATCTAAAAATCAAGGTAAAAAAGTATTTATCCATGTCATAACAGATGGAAGAGATGTTGCACCAGATTGTGCAAGAACATACATAAATCAAGTTTTAGAAATATGTAATGAAGATATAAAGATAGCTACAATATCAGGAAGATACTATACGATGGATAGAGACAATCGTTGGGATAGAGTAAAAAAAGGATATGATGCAATAACTTATGCAAGACCAAAAACTCAAAATGATATTTTAACTTATGTAAAAAACTCTTATGAGAATAAGATGTTTGATGAATTTATTGAACCTGTTGCTTTTGAAGATTATGATGGAATAAAAGAGAATGATGGAATAATATTCTGTAATTTTAGAAGTGATAGAATGAGAGAAATTTCTAGTGCTTTTGCAAAAACGGATTTTAATGAGTTTAAAACTTTTAGTAACTCTTTAAATTTATCTAGTATGACACAATATGACAAGAATGTATTTATTCCTGTACTTTTCCCAAAGGATAGTCCAAAAAATACATTAGCTGAAGTTATAGCAAATGCTGGACTTTCACAACTTCACACAGCTGAAACTGAAAAATATGCTCACGTAACATTTTTCTTTAATGGAGGGGTAGAAGAACCTGTTTTAAATGAAACTAGAGTTTTAATTCCATCTCCTGATGTTTCAACTTATGATTTAAAACCAGAAATGTCAGCACCTGAAGTAGGAGAAGCGGTGAGAACTGCTATGAAAAACCATACAGATTTTATAGTTGTAAACTTTGCAAATGGTGATATGGTAGGGCATACTGGAGTTTTTGAAGCAGCAGTTAAAGCCGTTGAATCAGTAGATAAAGAAATCGGTCTTATTTTAGATGTTGCAAAACAAGAAGATTATAATATTATTCTAACATCTGACCATGGAAATTGTGAAATGATGAGAGATGATGAAGGAAATATTTTAACAAATCATACTGTTGGAGATGTATACTGTTTTGTTATGGCAAAAAATGTAACAAAAGTAAAAAATGGAAGTTTAAATAATATAGCTCCAACAGTTTTAAAACTTATGAACTTAGATATACCAAAAGAAATGGATGAACCACTAATCTGA
- a CDS encoding molybdopterin synthase catalytic subunit codes for MLGENLQIHKGNLPIEKIYNAWYEKYKNFNYGAFITFVGIVRDENNIEGLSFDIYEPILKSWFDSWQEKAQKQNAIVFMAHSLGDVLNHESSYIAGVCSPKRRISLELIDDFVEDFKANAPIWKYDILNGKREYAKDRSQKINGAGILL; via the coding sequence TTGCTTGGTGAGAATTTACAAATACATAAAGGAAATTTACCAATAGAAAAAATTTATAATGCTTGGTATGAAAAGTATAAAAATTTTAATTATGGAGCATTTATAACTTTTGTTGGAATTGTAAGAGATGAAAATAATATTGAAGGTTTATCTTTTGATATTTATGAGCCAATTTTAAAATCTTGGTTTGATTCTTGGCAAGAAAAAGCCCAAAAACAAAATGCTATAGTTTTTATGGCTCATAGTTTAGGTGATGTATTAAATCATGAGAGTTCTTATATAGCTGGAGTTTGTAGTCCAAAAAGAAGAATATCATTAGAACTTATTGATGATTTCGTAGAAGATTTTAAAGCAAATGCTCCAATCTGGAAATATGATATATTAAATGGAAAAAGAGAGTATGCAAAAGATAGAAGCCAAAAAATAAATGGAGCAGGAATATTATTATGA
- the murD gene encoding UDP-N-acetylmuramoyl-L-alanine--D-glutamate ligase: protein MDNLRILGKGKTANALKKRFPNAKLFDDVDLDKFDKYSDDITVVSPGIPPYNELVKYSKNLLSDYDLFYKEMPFSIWISGTNGKTTTTQMTQHLLEKYDSIYGGNIGVPLSGLDINKKIWILETSSFTLHYTNKAKPNIYILLPITEDHITWHGSFEEYKKAKLKPLMFMQENDIAIIPDEFKNIKTDAFLITYNNSDDICKYFGFKKDNLLFKEPFLLDALLAMSVRKILTNDVNYDLINQFKIDKHKVEEFKDIKNRLWIDDSKATNVDATINALVPYKNNNIHIILGGDDKGANLEPLFDNIKNLDIEVYSIGSNSQKIVDFCCKFNIKVNKCDFLENAVKIIDINMKENSIGFLSPAAASLDQFKSYAERGEEFKKYVKNLS, encoded by the coding sequence TTGGATAATTTGAGAATTTTAGGAAAAGGGAAAACAGCAAATGCATTAAAGAAAAGGTTTCCAAATGCGAAGCTTTTTGATGATGTAGATTTAGATAAATTTGATAAATACTCTGATGATATTACAGTTGTAAGTCCTGGAATTCCTCCTTATAACGAACTTGTAAAATATTCAAAAAATTTATTAAGTGATTATGATTTATTTTATAAAGAGATGCCTTTTTCTATATGGATTAGTGGAACAAATGGGAAAACAACTACAACTCAAATGACACAACATCTTCTTGAAAAATATGATTCTATTTATGGTGGTAACATTGGTGTTCCTTTAAGTGGACTGGATATTAATAAAAAGATTTGGATTTTAGAAACTTCATCTTTTACTTTACATTATACAAATAAAGCTAAGCCAAATATTTATATTCTTTTACCAATAACTGAAGATCATATAACATGGCATGGAAGTTTTGAAGAATATAAAAAAGCAAAACTTAAACCACTTATGTTTATGCAAGAAAATGATATTGCAATAATTCCAGATGAATTTAAAAATATAAAAACAGATGCTTTTTTAATTACATATAATAATAGCGATGATATTTGCAAATATTTTGGATTTAAAAAAGATAATTTGCTTTTTAAGGAACCATTTTTATTAGATGCACTTTTAGCTATGAGTGTTAGAAAAATATTAACTAATGATGTAAATTATGACTTAATTAATCAATTCAAAATAGATAAACACAAAGTTGAAGAATTTAAGGATATTAAAAATAGATTATGGATTGATGATAGTAAAGCTACGAATGTTGATGCAACTATAAATGCATTAGTTCCATATAAAAATAATAATATACATATTATATTAGGTGGAGATGATAAAGGTGCAAATCTTGAACCACTTTTTGATAATATTAAGAATTTAGATATTGAAGTTTATTCTATTGGTTCAAATTCACAAAAAATAGTAGATTTCTGCTGTAAATTTAATATAAAAGTAAATAAATGTGACTTTTTAGAAAATGCAGTAAAAATTATAGATATTAATATGAAAGAAAATAGTATTGGATTTTTATCTCCTGCAGCAGCTTCTTTAGATCAATTTAAATCTTATGCTGAAAGAGGAGAGGAATTCAAAAAATATGTTAAAAATTTAAGTTAG
- a CDS encoding ATP-binding cassette domain-containing protein, whose product MINIKRLKICVENKELVDINFKISSSTALIGESGSGKSLTLKALLNLLPTSLNQDIDITSPFELNYNTVGFIPQNPFTSLSQMTKIKNQIFCSDEKKEEVFKLLNLSLDILNKYPSQISGGQIQRVVIAIAISRDIKLLLLDEPTTALDLENKTNIIKIIQDLQKKLDIKILFVTHDIDSIKDICNDIVILKYGKIIEVGKTIEVLKNPSNIYTKELINSTFKNKEFRK is encoded by the coding sequence ATGATAAACATAAAAAGATTAAAAATATGTGTAGAAAATAAAGAATTAGTAGATATAAATTTTAAAATATCTAGTTCTACTGCACTTATTGGAGAAAGTGGAAGTGGAAAATCTTTAACTTTAAAAGCTTTATTAAATTTACTTCCAACTTCTTTAAATCAAGACATAGACATAACTTCTCCTTTTGAATTAAATTACAATACAGTTGGATTTATTCCTCAAAATCCGTTTACTTCACTTTCTCAAATGACAAAAATAAAAAATCAAATTTTTTGTAGTGATGAGAAAAAAGAAGAAGTTTTTAAACTTTTAAATTTATCTTTAGATATTTTAAATAAATATCCATCTCAAATTAGTGGTGGACAAATACAAAGAGTAGTTATTGCTATAGCTATTAGTAGAGATATAAAACTTCTTTTACTTGATGAACCAACAACGGCATTAGATTTAGAGAATAAAACAAATATAATAAAAATTATTCAAGATCTACAAAAAAAGCTTGACATAAAAATACTATTTGTAACACACGATATTGATTCAATAAAAGATATTTGTAATGATATTGTAATCTTAAAGTATGGTAAAATTATAGAGGTTGGTAAGACTATAGAAGTTTTAAAAAATCCATCAAATATTTATACAAAAGAGTTAATTAACTCAACATTTAAAAATAAAGAATTTAGGAAATAA
- the mraY gene encoding phospho-N-acetylmuramoyl-pentapeptide-transferase, with translation MFYWLYRHLEINILQYISVRAGISFFIAFVLTMYLMPKFIRWAKKKKASQPIYELAPEGHQIKAGTPTMGGVVFIFSTLIATVLTAKLNNFYVVGGLLTLGLFSFIGIQDDLSKILKAKNNAGLSARMKLILQFLSALIVVGTLYYFGHTTDLYTPFYKFPLFEMGAFSIVFWMFVIVGSSNAVNLTDGLDGLATVPSILAFTTLSILVYVVGHAIFANYLLLPNITIAGELAVMGAGIVGALIGFLWFNAYPAEVFMGDSGSLPLGAFMGYLGIVSKSELLLLAIGFIFVLETVSVMLQVGSYKLRQKRVFLMAPIHHHFEQKGWKENKIIVRFWIISFMANLVALLSLKLR, from the coding sequence TTGTTTTACTGGCTCTATAGACATTTAGAAATCAATATCTTACAATATATCTCTGTTCGTGCAGGAATTAGCTTTTTTATAGCTTTTGTTTTAACTATGTATTTAATGCCAAAATTTATAAGATGGGCTAAAAAAAAGAAAGCTTCTCAACCAATTTATGAATTAGCACCAGAAGGGCATCAAATAAAGGCTGGAACTCCAACAATGGGTGGAGTTGTATTTATATTTTCAACATTAATTGCAACTGTTTTAACTGCAAAACTAAATAACTTTTATGTTGTTGGTGGATTATTAACTTTAGGTTTATTCTCATTTATTGGAATACAAGATGACTTGTCAAAAATTTTAAAAGCAAAAAACAATGCAGGGTTAAGTGCTAGAATGAAGCTTATTTTACAATTTTTAAGTGCATTAATTGTTGTAGGAACTTTATATTATTTTGGACATACAACAGATTTGTATACACCATTTTATAAATTTCCACTTTTTGAAATGGGAGCTTTTTCAATAGTTTTTTGGATGTTTGTAATCGTTGGTTCATCTAATGCGGTAAACCTTACGGATGGACTTGATGGACTTGCAACTGTTCCTTCTATACTAGCTTTTACAACATTGTCTATTTTAGTGTATGTTGTAGGGCATGCTATTTTTGCTAATTATTTATTATTACCTAATATTACTATTGCAGGCGAATTAGCTGTAATGGGAGCAGGGATTGTTGGAGCATTAATAGGATTTTTATGGTTTAATGCTTATCCTGCTGAGGTTTTTATGGGAGATAGTGGCTCTTTACCATTAGGTGCTTTTATGGGATATTTAGGAATTGTTTCTAAATCAGAACTTCTTCTTTTAGCAATAGGATTTATATTTGTTTTAGAAACAGTTTCAGTTATGCTTCAAGTTGGTTCATATAAACTAAGACAAAAAAGAGTTTTTTTAATGGCTCCAATTCATCACCATTTTGAACAAAAAGGTTGGAAAGAAAATAAGATAATAGTTCGATTCTGGATTATTTCATTTATGGCAAATTTAGTTGCATTATTAAGTTTAAAATTAAGATAA
- a CDS encoding MoaD/ThiS family protein encodes MVKIEFLGPINKDDINLDIKNLKELSSILKNDKDFSSWIETCAVAVNDTLVFSKDFELKNGDKVSLLPPVCGG; translated from the coding sequence TTGGTAAAAATTGAATTTTTAGGTCCTATAAATAAAGATGATATAAATTTAGATATTAAAAATTTAAAAGAATTAAGTTCTATTTTAAAAAATGATAAAGATTTTTCTTCTTGGATTGAAACTTGTGCCGTTGCTGTAAATGATACTTTAGTTTTTTCAAAAGATTTTGAATTAAAAAATGGAGATAAAGTATCTTTACTTCCTCCTGTTTGTGGAGGTTGA
- the tuf gene encoding elongation factor Tu has translation MAKEKFSRNKPHVNIGTIGHVDHGKTTTTAAISAVLALKYGGEMKDYDQIDNAPEERERGITIATSHIEYETDKRHYAHVDCPGHADYVKNMITGAAQMDGAILVIAATDGPMAQTREHILLSKQVGVPYIVVFLNKEDQLDPSDKDEMLELVEMEIRELLSTYDFPGDDTPIVAGSAFQALEEAKKGAVGPWAEKIVALMDAVDEYIPTPERDTEKSFLMPVEDVFSISGRGTVVTGRIEQGTIKVGEEIEIVGFSDTRKTTVTGVEMFRKEMEQGQAGDNCGILLRGIKKEDVERGQVLVKPGTITPHTTFKCEVYILSKEEGGRHTPFFSGYRPQFYVRTTDVTGSCTLAEGTEMVMPGDNVEMTVELVAPIALDKGTKFAIREGGRTVGAGVVSEIIK, from the coding sequence ATGGCAAAAGAAAAGTTTTCAAGAAATAAGCCGCACGTAAACATTGGTACAATTGGACACGTTGACCACGGTAAAACTACTACAACTGCTGCAATTTCTGCAGTATTGGCACTTAAATATGGTGGAGAAATGAAAGATTACGATCAAATCGACAATGCTCCAGAAGAAAGAGAAAGAGGAATTACTATTGCTACTTCTCATATTGAGTATGAAACTGATAAAAGACACTATGCACACGTAGATTGTCCAGGTCACGCCGATTATGTTAAAAACATGATTACTGGTGCTGCTCAAATGGATGGAGCTATCTTAGTTATTGCTGCAACTGATGGACCAATGGCTCAAACAAGAGAGCATATCCTATTATCTAAACAAGTAGGTGTTCCATATATCGTTGTATTCTTAAATAAAGAAGATCAATTAGATCCTTCTGACAAAGATGAAATGTTAGAATTAGTTGAAATGGAAATTAGAGAATTACTATCTACGTATGATTTCCCAGGTGATGATACTCCAATCGTTGCTGGTTCTGCATTCCAAGCTTTAGAAGAAGCTAAAAAAGGTGCTGTTGGACCATGGGCTGAAAAAATCGTTGCATTAATGGATGCAGTTGATGAATATATTCCAACTCCAGAAAGAGATACTGAAAAATCTTTCTTAATGCCAGTTGAAGATGTTTTCTCTATTTCAGGAAGAGGAACAGTTGTTACTGGAAGAATTGAGCAAGGTACTATTAAAGTTGGTGAAGAGATTGAAATCGTTGGATTCTCTGATACAAGAAAAACAACAGTTACTGGTGTTGAAATGTTTAGAAAAGAGATGGAACAAGGTCAAGCTGGAGATAACTGCGGTATTCTTTTAAGAGGTATTAAAAAAGAAGATGTTGAAAGAGGACAAGTTCTTGTTAAACCAGGAACAATTACTCCACATACAACTTTTAAATGTGAAGTTTATATCCTTTCAAAAGAAGAAGGTGGAAGACATACTCCATTCTTTAGTGGATATAGACCACAATTCTATGTTAGAACAACAGACGTAACAGGTTCTTGTACTTTAGCTGAAGGTACTGAAATGGTTATGCCAGGTGATAACGTAGAAATGACAGTTGAATTAGTTGCTCCAATCGCTTTAGATAAAGGAACTAAATTCGCTATTAGAGAAGGTGGAAGAACTGTAGG